The Hypomesus transpacificus isolate Combined female unplaced genomic scaffold, fHypTra1 scaffold_61, whole genome shotgun sequence genomic sequence CTTTCGGttcactcttgcactttttggagcttcatgttgtttaattgtaacttgtttaactgcatgctcttgtgTTTCTTTCCATTGGCACTTGTTTGGTTTTCCCAACGTATGTTGTGTCTAccagcaatgtttggggctatctcatgtgttatgatcattgacctatgctcttttgtaaagctttctcttggaagtcgctttttgGATagaagcttctgctaaatgaatacatgtaatgtaatggaaatgtagGTTAGTAGAACAAAGACAGACTTCTCTGTCTAGGGTATGATGATAAATGAGTTAATGACagagctggctagctagccaaACCAAGTTCAACAGGACACTTGGTTGGTTGGCAATGTTACATATCTAAATGTATGTTTTGGTTTCAATAAATATTTTACTCAGTAAGTAAATGTGTCCATGTTGCTGCTTGGAAGCTATAGTGGTGAAATGGAAActacatgaaacacacacatgagtacacacacacacacacacacacacacacacacacacacacacagagagctacacacacacacacacacagaggtacacacacacagaggtacacgaacacacacacagaggcacgtGTGACATTTAGTGCTTCTGAATCAATTTGCACACGGTATTATCCCAAAAGACATAGAAATAGTGTGTGCAGAAAATACAGTAGATATATTTTTACTGATTACATCAATTTGCACACGGTATTATCCCAAAAGACGTAGAAATAGTGTGTGCAGAAAATACAGTAGATATCTACCTGTGTCTACCTGCACTCTTGATGATTGCCTATTGGTTGGAATCTAACTGGTCACCTACTGACTTGATACTGTCTCGATAGGAAAAGGTAAGCAGTCCTAACACTTTTAGATCCAACAAACAAACATCACTACAAAAGGAAACCTCTCTGGTTCAGCAAACAACCATTAAAGTCAGGACATGCTAGACAATGCTAGCAATGCTAGACAATGTTGCCAATTAACCGATCTGAAAAACAAATCTCTGCTCCGTGCTGTCATAACTCTACCCCTgtgtgtctacctctctctacccttctctctactcctgtgtgtctacctctctctacctctctctctcctcctgtgtgtctacctctctctacccctctctctcctcctgtgtgtctacctctctacccctctctctcctcctgtgtgtctacctctctctacctctctcctcctgtgtgtctacccctctctcctcctgtgtgtctacctctctctacctctctctcctcctgtgtgtctacctctctctacctctcctcctgtgtgtctacctctctctacctctcctcctgtgtgtctacttctctctacctctctctcctcctgtgtgtgtctacctctctatacctctctctcctgtgtctacctctctctacctctctacctatTCAGGCAGATAGttgaatacaaacatacactggTACAGAACAAAAGGCCCCCTATTACCCAAAACACCTGGTAATAAAGGCAGAGTGTTTAGCACACACCCCCTGTCCCAAGAGATAAGATTGTGCAATATGGAACCTTCTAGAAGCTTCTGGAAGATGAAGTCACCCATCCCTTACTGCGCACGGAGCCTCAGCCTTGGCTTAGGGAATACCGTTAACCTTTCACACAGTGTCCTGAAGTAGCATGTTCCCAAAATCTCCACTCTCCTCGGACCTCAACCATGTTGTTCTCGCTCAGACCTTCCTTTCCTTAATCAACCCCCTCCTCACTTGAAGTCACTCTGACATGCTCTCATCACGCTCCCACCATTGGGAGTTAGAAGCTCCTTAGTTCCTCCTGAGAACAGCTGGAAACACTCAGCATCCACAGCAACCCCTGCTCCCTTGTCTCTTGTTGGTCCAAACTAAGCTATCAGCAATGTTCCACAAACCaagatacgcacacacagaagaaaTCCCCCTGTATTAAACAGCCCAGCCTCacactctctgcccccctcctgccttccaTGGTAGACCCTTATGTCTGCAGTTACATTCTCTCCCGCTCAAACAGGCCTTCTCCTAACATTTCTCCtaacatgttgtttaaattgtaacttgctaactacatgcttttatggttttgccctttggcacttatattttggttgttcacaatgtgtgcttgttttggctacccgcaatgctttggggctatcttgttgttattatcagtgacctatgcactttgtaaagctctctcttgtgagtcgctttggataaaagcgtctgctaaatgaataaatgtaaatgtaaacatggtTAAAGGTGACTCCATCTATCCTTAATACCCTGCCACACAATAATCAGCCCGCCACGACAGTAATGAAACAATACTGATTCTAGGCGGCCCAAACTTTCAAGGTGGATCTGAACAAACATTGATAGGTATGAACATATGAATCAAACATTTAACCCATGTTCCATCGAACAACATAATAAAGTCAGCTGTGCTAACAGTGTGTTGTGTACGAGCTTTGACTAATTATTGggctaataataatactaaattATATTTATGATGCACTCTATATTTAGACAATTTCTGAGTGCTACAAAACATATAGTAATacaaatttaaaaaataatccAAGTTTATTAATTAAAGttttaaaaaaaagatcaaggtcaataaataattaaaagcaaaaccttgaaaacacatttaatgaaagtcttgaaaaatatatatgttttcaGGTTTCCTCTAAAAACATCAGTCGTATGAGGGGCCCTAATATGGTCAGGGAGGGCGTTCCATAGCCTGGGCGCAGCAGAAGGAATGGCCCTATCACCCATGCTGGATAGCTTGGTTCTAGGGCTTTATGGTTGCAGACCGTAGGGGGGCGTGAGGAGGTCTGGTGGGTGAGGTGTTCCTGTAGGTACCTGAGGGTATGTCCGGGAAGGCCCTGGGGGGTGAAGAGGCAGATATTGTATTCAGGGATGTAGTGGGGGCTAAATGCACGTAAACCCCGTTTACGCACCTCCAGAAATTCGGAAATAGCGTGTATCCACCTTTAAATAGCGTTTATGTGCGTTTACTAAATTCCCTGCACCTCGTATTCTGCCGTTGGAATAATCCGAAATAAATTTGGTGTAATTTTAAAACACCAGAGACTACATTTCATATTGTTTAACATATAAACGCTGTAGTCAGAATCATTTCATCTGCGCTGTATGGTCTGTGACCCTCCAATCAATGCGTTGTGGCTGCGGCGGTGACACCAATCAGGATCCACGAATGTGTGTACACACAGACGTTGTGGATTAGTCTACCTGTTCGGATTGGATTAATTAGCCATTGATATCAGGCTTTTTTTGAAGAGACCATCGAGTGCTCCCACTCCCACAGATGCCCGCAAAAGGCCTCAAGTACAGAGTAAGATCAATTCACGTTTGTAAACGTTGTTTTGGTAAATTTGCACAACATCGCATTAAGGCATGGGACAAACGGctatcttattattattattattcttttaaATACGATGATGCAGATATAAGCCAACTTTGCTGGTTCCATCCAAATAGGCCTATTGAAAcgtaaaaatgaataaataaactgGATTCTCAAACCTCTGTAAAGGGGCTGAaatgcgtggggggggggggggggggtgtgaaacAGACGTGGTGAAAGctcgtcggggggggggggggtgtgaaacAGACGTGAAAGctcgtctgggggggggggggggtgcttgacGACCctgtcaataaataaaaaataaaaatcataGTTTACCCACCTCAATTTTTACCACTACACCACTGATTGTATTGAATTCCTAATGGGACAGGGTGCCCAACccacacaggaggagagaaagaggtagagagaggtagacacacacaggaggagagaaagaggtagagagaggtagacacacacaggaggaaagagagatagagagaggtagacacacacataatactGTGGTTTAGCTTAACACTTGGTTATTTACTGAGATGTGCATCCAAATTGACCAGTGTGCACAGCgaatcataaaaaataaaatgtctgACTCAATAGTCAATTCAGCTTTACATTAGTCCAGTGCAGCCTCAttttgtactatttgtattttttgtaatatttttttggtGTTGtaatatttgttgttttttgtaatattttatattttgcatttttatattaaaatggctactttatatttaattgaatattttattttaattttaaatcCCCTTATTATTGCTGGActatgtacctttagtatagaAACATATTTACGTTTTTAATATTCCTATAtgtcaaagtaaattccttgtgtgtgcaaactttcatggcgattaaaaccctttctgattctgattctgtctaAGCAGCAAAGACACCATGAGAGTAAACCCAAGTTTGATATCTGATCGCCAACTTAACCTGCTAGCGACCAGGTTAGACGTTCAGTATGAGTTACCATGGTGATtaaccccggtaacaagtgatccatgGTTAtgatacagaaaaccctgggttgaacctgaagttacttcattaacgccaaatcttgatccGTAGTACAGTCCTCCGGTGGGCCGCTTCACTCTTGGGCCGGTCGATGATTTCTGTTGTTGACATTTGTCACGTTAGTCTATATTCTCTTAAAGTATgctacacacgttccgcattctgacaccgcagcctctgcatgggttgtaccatgtgagggagttctctagtgactagtgtgcagtaaatcaatgtccatatcagtgtccattcagaagcatGATGGctcttgggtagaaactgttgtccagtctgcgtgtgcgcaaccggatgctgcggtaacgcctgccagaaggcaacggggcaactgaaggatgggtgggaacagtctcttagaatcctgccaactttcctgaggcaacatgtgtggtaggtgtcctgtagggctgggagcttcctgctgatgatgaactcagcaaaaagtttgtgaggatgactgagtccataccaaacttcttcagtctcctcaggaagaaaaggcatttacgggccgctttgaccaccttgtgaacagaccaggtgagatcattgctgatgttcaccccgaggaacttgaagcagctgaccttctccacttcagatccgttgatgtgtaggggtgcatgctcctccgcctcctatagtccacaatcatctccttggtcttgctgatgttgagaggttattgtcctgacaccaagAAGTCAGGGTAtctacctcctctctgtaggctgactcatcactgtcagagatgaggcccacgatggttgtgcaCTGCAGCCTCATTGTGAGTTTCTCTTTGTGATCAGAAGGATATTTTGGCTTCatcctacggtggccctgaagtgcaaatgacaccccctaatatgagtacatcccccaaatgaaaatactcccccccaatacgagtcaactccccccaaatcggatgacttgtttacctccccccaaaaatgaaaatacttccccccaatacaagtcaactccccccaaatcggatgacttgttcacctccccccaatacaaaaacgcgctcccccaaatggaaaaccacattacattaactcaaaaacacattacattaactctgaacggaaagggtaggtactacactttagcgctgattggatgcagtaggctaactgacaagaaataagaaattgattgacagaagtacaaaatgcaacagCCTGACAGATGGGTGTCTATTTGgtatttatttgggtatcgaagcatgtagcataggctatgtatgcaaaagcataaattgcgtgttaaacgtaaacatcgatagccaaacaactagtccacgtaactctgtcattatcatgaaattaatcgttttgatttgaaggaaagaggaaacattaatgtttacaattcagagtcattacactactaccctttccgttcagagttaatgtaatgtgtttttgagttaatgtaatgtcgttttccatttgggggagcgcgtttttgtattggggggaggtgaacaagtcatccgatttggggggaggtgactcgtattgggggggggagcgcgtttttgtattggggggaggtgaacaagtcatccgatttggggggagttgactcatattgggggggagtattttcatttttggggggaggtgaacaagttatccgatttggggggagttgactcgtattgggggggagtattttcatttgggggacgtactcatattagggggtgtcatttgcacttcagggccaccgtatcaTCCTCTCACCCAAAGTTGCTGTTCTCGTACCTGTCTGAAAATACTATTTCATTGAATATCTTTTGCAGATTTTGAAACCAATCAGAAATGGGCCGAGGAGTTTCCAGTCTGAGCAGCTTAGTAAGTGTCCTGTTTCctccactagggggcagtgGTGGGCAGGCAGCTCAGTAAGtgttacaatgtttttgtgttgttgtatttcactccaaaCACCTAATAGAACTGGTGCCCTTTGACCTTCCTGAGGATCTGACAGATCACCTCTGAGACTACATCAGATCCTGTATCTACCTGGGTCAGATCCTGTATCTACCTGGGTCAGATCCTGTATGTACCTGGGTCAGATCCTGTATGTACCTGGGTCAGATCCTGTATCTACCTGGGTCAGATCCTGTATGTACCTGGGTCAGGTCCTGTATGTACCTGGGTCAGATCCTGTATGTACCTGGGTCAGATCCTCTATCTACCTGGGTCAGATCCTGTATGTACCTGGGTCAGGTCCTGTATGTACTTCGGTCAGATCCTGTATCTACCTGGGTCAGGTCCAGTATCTACCTGGGTCAGATCCTGTATCTACCTGGGTCAGATCCTGTATGTACCTGGGTCAGGTCCTGTATATACCTGGGTCAGATCCTGTATGTACCTGGGTCAGATCCTGTATCTACCTGGGTCAGATCCTGTATGTACCTGGGTCAGATCCTGTATCTACCTGGGTCAGATCCTGTATGTACCTGGGTCAGGTCCTGTATGTACCTGGGTCAGATCTTGTATGTACCTGGTTAACCTAGTGTCTGAAACAGGAACTAAACACATGCTTCTTCACAGCGAGACCTTTTATTAGATCACCATTCTACAGGTGATGCTACAGCAACCAAACAAGCAGGAAAACATTACAAGGCAAAATAAGCTGATACCTAATAAGCAACAAGACAGGTTTAAGTTATTAGTTGTAATTTACAGGTACAGTCTCCAACAGGCCTCTTCATCAGTGACATGTTTACTAGTCTGTAAACAACAACAGGCCTCTTCATCAGTGACATGTTTACTAGTCTGTAAACAACAACAGGCCTCTTCATCAGTGACATGTTTACTAGTCTGTAAACAGCAACAGGCCTCTTCATCGGTGACATGTTTACTAGTCTGTAAACAACAACAGCCACAATGACAACACACGTCTGGGTCACTACAGCTGGAAGCTGTTCAGGTCACAGTTCCAGTTAGAAAGTCCATCCTTGTAGTTAGATACCCCGGTAAGGCTGTTAGATGTCATCTTACTGGCTGGCGTGTCTGTGAGTTGACAAGAAGAGAGGCTCCGTCCCACAGTTCTGACCAGCAGAAACACAGCGCTTCACACCTCAAACTGACGTGGTCAAACAGTTGAGTTTCGATTAACAACTTGGTACATCTTTTCCAACCTCCACCTTGCGGTAAAGAGCAGTTTGCATGCAAGCAGAGTGCTAGGATAGAGAGAGCGGTCTACCACAGCTAAAACAGCACATTGTTCCTCATCTAGAAATTACTCTGATCAGTACACCTTCTGTTCTCAAGAAGATGGTCTTAGAGgtgtgaaaggggggggggggggcaggtagacagaggcagagagacagacagagagggtggtTAACCACAGCTGAAAAACAAACACTTAAGCATCATCTTTGACAACATCtactgtgtggtgtgttgctgtgtgcatgtgtgtgtgtgtgtgtagcctcttCCTTCTTCCTATCTGTGACCTGAAGACAACATCCTATCAGAGGTGTAGGAAGGGGAGGGTCTGAGACAGAGAAGGGTTCTGATTGGTCATACTGGTACAGAGTGGGGGGGGATCTGGTTTGGTACCTGCAGCTCAGTCTGGTCTCACTGAGGAGTAGATGACATCAGgtactggggggaggggcttctctggaacacacacacacatatacacacacacatatacacacacaccacacacatacatacacaagcagGTTAGCAGAGGGTgatagaggaggatgagaggaggagaggagtgagtgtGGAGGTTTGCGtacctctcttcttctgtggtctgctctctctacctctctctctcctgtgtgtgtctacctctctctacctctctctcctcctgtgtgtgtctacctctctctacctctctctctcctcctgctgggtTCTGGATCCTGTCTGAGTCTGACGTCAGCGTAGGTCACATCTCTGGGAGCAGCTCCCTCCCCACCACctgaaggaacacacacacacacacacacaaacacacacacacaccagcatatacacacacacaccagcatatacacacacacaccagcatatacacacacacaccagcatatacacacacacaccagcatatacacacacacaccagcatatacacacacacaccagcatatatacacacacacaccagcatatacacacacacaccagcatatacacacacacaccagcatatacacacacacacacacaaacacacaatcacgcacgcacacacacccataaaaacacacacagaaagcagaAAACACTGTTAACATCTGTTTTGAAGGGTCTGTTGTTGATGCACTGTCTCCATGAACACTGAGTCTCACCTTCACATCTCTTCCAGAGGagcagcaccaccagcagagagaccagagagacagagagaccagccagcagcagagagaccagcacagggagggagggggaggtgggagagggggagggaggaagggaagggagggcttGAAGATGGAAATATCAACCATCAGACGTACTTGACAAGcaaaccaaaaaaaagaaaatgatctCAATGATAATCGCATTATTATTCAGCTAACAGTTTCAAACATTCATCCAGTTAAATTATATTTGAAAAGAAAGTCTCACctctcacagccagccagctCTCTGGAGATCCTTCCAGCTCAGAGTTGCTGCACCTGTACAACCCTACATCAGATGTAGACACAGCAGGGATGGtcatctctcctgcagcctcagTCCTGACCAGAGATCCATCCTTGTAGAAGGCAGCTGTGAGGTTAGAGGGAGGTGTCTGGTATCTACAGCGTAGAGTCACAGCTTGTCCCTGGttcacagggaggacaggactCTCCAGGATCACAGCTCCATCTACAGAGGAGACGGATTAAAAGATCTTGAATCCAATTAAACAACAGTGATGTATTCAGACCATGTGAACGTACCATGTACTGTGATGTTGACAGCATGTCTGTGTTCTCCTGAGCCAGACTCACACCAGTACACTCCACTGTCTGATGGGTACAAAGTACTGATGTTGCAGGAGGAGCCTCTCAGCTTCCCCCAGTCTGCTCCACACTCTGAAGACCTTCCTTCTGTGGTgttcctccacaccctccctccagcagagcTCCCCTGATCCTCACAGCTCAGGGAGACGGAGTCCAACTCGAAGAATTGACATCTGCTGGGACTGATCCTCAGAGAGGCTGCAAGAGAGACTGCAAGAGAgactgcaagagagagagacagagagagagagagagagagagagagagagagagagagagagagagagagagaggggatagaaTGAGTGAGCAATATACTTCATTCTAACAGGTTATGTATGTCAAGAACAAAAAATCTTCCTGAATGATGAAACTCACAGAGTAAAGTAGTACCGGAGAGACGTGTGGTCTGCATCCTGGCTGCTGAAAGACTGACCCACTGGAGGAGAGTCTTATATACAACCCCCTCCTTCCTGTTACAGAGGTAGAAAAATTAGACTCTTTACCCGCAGTGAGCCTACCGTGGGCGGAGCTTGCTAAAATAATTATCGCATTACCTGTGGAAGTCCATATCTAAGATCCGGGTCAGTTCTGTGTCTCGCTTAGGCctattacatccgagatcaagtggcacatccaagatgacatcatcttgctaatcatgatctggctaattcggtTCTTCGAACACCCCTGTTGTTTATGATATATAATCTAGAAATAGATAGAAGTAAATCTTGATTAGCAACGCTGCTATTAGGTGCGTTCAAATCGAATCGCGCATCGACTAGGcctatttcaaataaaaaaacactgcaaaggtgtccatcaggctgttgcgtggcaacgatttatgtaggaactatactttgtagtggcggaagaattacggtttattattaaactattttgtttctatttgtttttattttagggGCGGAGGCCCCTACTTGATTAATTCGAAAAGCTCTGAATTTTGGAATTTTCTCGAATTTTCCTTGCATCGTCCGCAACAGGTTGCTGTCGTAAAAACGGAAGCCACGATTCAAAATAATCATCAGTCGTCATACAGTCAAATATTGAAAGCGAAAATAGTTTTTGTACAACGAACTTCAAGCAGGAATGTCAGCATTATTCGCAAGTATGTTAAAGAaaattttaaataaaaacatagTAACGATGTAGGCCTACGTATATTGTATAGGCCTATAACAATATTTTAAAACCGATCTTTGTAAATAGGCTATTTCCTTGTTCTTAGCGCTATGTGCATATTATTGTTTGCTCGGCAGTAGATTACAGTTGTTACCCTTACATGTTTACATTCAGAATACAAAAGATGGATCGAGGTCAGCTTTGGCAGAGTGTGCTGTTCGTCAAAACCAAGTTGGATTTCAATCGTTATCATAATTCTGTCATTATACAACAAAGCAGCTGTCCACGCAGGTGAGGCGAGAACGAACGACGCCAAAACACATTaaataaacagttttgtatgtgtTCTTTTTGTAGACTGactataaataaataacacatAGGCCTAGAAATGCTTGACATTAATAAGCATATAAATGCAGTAATTTCTTAGACAAAGACgtacataatgtgtgtgtggggggcggtGCCGCGGTGGTGGGTTTTCAAGTTTCATCAAGTTACATATTTGCTGTCACCCCTACTTCCCGCGGCCATGTAGGCCtaccagggacggactgggagtaaaaataggccctggactttgatccagaccggtgTTGCACTAAAAGCTGTGACCCATCAGATCAGAAACTGAAGTTTAACTCCTTAATTAAGTAGTTAGAGTGGGGTCACATATTCTGACAATTTACCCAATGTTTTATGTAGTTCTTTCCTTTTATTACAGTAGAATATGATTATTTGAATGTATGTCTAGTGTAAGGTTTTAGGTAGGTTATTATAAATGTAACCCGTTCTTGCAGTCACAAAGAAATTAATGTTTAGAAACATATCAGATAAAATTTACCTAAATATATTTCATTTACCTTAAGATAAACATATGTTACTACCGCATATAATTATGTGGTCACAGTTTCTGATGGGTCACAGCTTTCGGTGCAacaccggcccaccagaaccgtcCCCGTATACCCAACCACAGTTGCTCTGCCAATGCATGCATGCCTGGTTTTCAATCCTTATATAAGGTTTGTTTGACTTCATGTAGCGCCGGCGCCACTGAcagctagctttcgatctgtcagtgtcactgacGTGTGTAAGCGAAACAAAGGGGGCGGGGCTAAGGGCTGCatagacgttcatttggaaaagaccagtggttttcaaacctgtcttcaagtaccccctgtcctgcatgttctagatgtttccctgctccaacacacctgattcaaataaagggttcgttatctagctctgtcgAAGCTGTTGTTGCTCCATTGTTAACTATGCTTACTTACCATGTCGATGTACATAGCTTTACTTTGAGATTTTCTGTGCATTAGGGCCTCAGCTGGTTGGTCCACCTAACCCCATTGTTGCTGTAgagggtgatgatgtcatcctgccGTGTTCCCTGGAACCTCCCATCAATGTTGAAAATGTGCTGTGGTCCAGACCTGATCTTAGTTACAAGTATATACACGTTCTGCAAGATGGCCGTTACGTGTTGAACCTGAAGAACCCGTCCTATAGAAACAGGACGGCTCTGTTTAAAGAGGAACTGAAGAAGGGCAACGTCTCCCTGAAACTGTCcagagtgaggctggaggaTAAGGGGAACTACACCTGCCTTGTTCCTCATTTTTCTCAGCTGAAAACTGTCAGTCAACTCATTGTTGGTAAGTGTTGTAAATCTGtattattaataaataaaaaaacgtgAATCTATTTCTATACCATATACAAATGTTTTTACACTTGCTGTCAAAGCTAaaattatggaagcaaatcgtgaccaaaattcaaatgaaaatgcatttccagaaatgcattttcattttaagaatgtggctgcattatttgactcataaatgaaattagtaatcaatcatcctatttgtaTGAAGCTGCTATTACTTTGTCACAACAACTCGATACACTGTTATAACTGTGCACTTCACATCCTTGATCTGCTTTACTTTGTATCTGCCCTGTTTGTATATATCGGTTTGGAAATTATGTCTGCACAAAATGCTAAAAAGACAAAGACTTGCTAACTAAGGACAATGAAAGACAACCTTTATTAAACACCCCTTGATAGTCCCAGATGGattctgtctttgtgtctgttctTCCAGGAGAGTCTCAGCTGATTGGTTCAACAGACCCCATCGTTGCTGTAgctggtgatgatgtcatcctgccATGTTTCCTGGAACCTCCCATCAATGCAGAGAACCTGACAGTAGCATGGACCAGACCTGACCTGAACCCTAAATATGTACATTTCTATCGGGATGGTCGTAAATTACATGATGGGATGAATTTATTTTACAAAGACAGGACCATGCTGTTAGAAGGAGAGCTGATCAGGGGCAACGTCTCCCTGAAACTGTCCAGAGTGGAGCTTAAGGATGATGGGAACTACACCTGCCTTGTTATTAAGGACGGACAGAAGAAGGAGACTGTCATCCAGCTCAGTGTTGGTAAGTTAGATTAGATAGAGAAGATGCTAATATGCTTAAAAGATGTTGGAGAGTTCCTGATTTGTCTGATGGTCTTGTGTATTTCTCTGTAGTGGAGGTCTCTAAACCAGAGGTCTCCATCCAGGAAGCCAGAGAAGATGGGATGGTTCTcaagtgtgtgtctggaggctggTACCCAGAACCTGAGCTGGAGTGGAGGGACAGTGAGGGACGCCTCCTCCCTGCTgatgtc encodes the following:
- the LOC124465942 gene encoding Fc receptor-like protein 2; this encodes MDFHRKEGVVYKTLLQWVSLSAARMQTTRLSGTTLLFSLAVSLAASLRISPSRCQFFELDSVSLSCEDQGSSAGGRVWRNTTEGRSSECGADWGKLRGSSCNISTLYPSDSGVYWCESGSGEHRHAVNITVHDGAVILESPVLPVNQGQAVTLRCRYQTPPSNLTAAFYKDGSLVRTEAAGEMTIPAVSTSDVGLYRCSNSELEGSPESWLAVRVRLMVDISIFKPSLPFLPPPLPPPPPSLCWSLCCWLVSLSLWSLCWWCCSSGRDVKVVGRELLPEM
- the LOC124465929 gene encoding butyrophilin subfamily 1 member A1-like isoform X2; amino-acid sequence: MSALFAKYKRWIEVSFGRVCCSSKPSWISIVIIILSLYNKAAVHADGRYVLNLKNPSYRNRTALFKEELKKGNVSLKLSRVRLEDKGNYTCLVPHFSQLKTVSQLIVGESQLIGSTDPIVAVAGDDVILPCFLEPPINAENLTVAWTRPDLNPKYVHFYRDGRKLHDGMNLFYKDRTMLLEGELIRGNVSLKLSRVELKDDGNYTCLVIKDGQKKETVIQLSVVEVSKPEVSIQEAREDGMVLKCVSGGWYPEPELEWRDSEGRLLPADVTQTDRLPDPGPHQRYTVTSNVTVQKTDTNRFTCRVHLQRLNQIRETEIHVPDHLFQLKDISSSDFKADIILGVPGVLVILLVVAAAVAAAVCWKKRTAGSKEINSPTNTLTTLNETPLMLEERVIKNEKRRGGERSVGLQTYE
- the LOC124465929 gene encoding butyrophilin subfamily 3 member A2-like isoform X1; protein product: MSALFAKYKRWIEVSFGRVCCSSKPSWISIVIIILSLYNKAAVHAGPQLVGPPNPIVAVEGDDVILPCSLEPPINVENVLWSRPDLSYKYIHVLQDGRYVLNLKNPSYRNRTALFKEELKKGNVSLKLSRVRLEDKGNYTCLVPHFSQLKTVSQLIVGESQLIGSTDPIVAVAGDDVILPCFLEPPINAENLTVAWTRPDLNPKYVHFYRDGRKLHDGMNLFYKDRTMLLEGELIRGNVSLKLSRVELKDDGNYTCLVIKDGQKKETVIQLSVVEVSKPEVSIQEAREDGMVLKCVSGGWYPEPELEWRDSEGRLLPADVTQTDRLPDPGPHQRYTVTSNVTVQKTDTNRFTCRVHLQRLNQIRETEIHVPDHLFQLKDISSSDFKADIILGVPGVLVILLVVAAAVAAAVCWKKRTAGSKEINSPTNTLTTLNETPLMLEERVIKNEKRRGGERSVGLQTYE
- the LOC124465929 gene encoding butyrophilin subfamily 1 member A1-like isoform X3; the encoded protein is MDRGQLWQSVLFVKTKLDFNRYHNSVIIQQSSCPRRNRTALFKEELKKGNVSLKLSRVRLEDKGNYTCLVPHFSQLKTVSQLIVGESQLIGSTDPIVAVAGDDVILPCFLEPPINAENLTVAWTRPDLNPKYVHFYRDGRKLHDGMNLFYKDRTMLLEGELIRGNVSLKLSRVELKDDGNYTCLVIKDGQKKETVIQLSVVEVSKPEVSIQEAREDGMVLKCVSGGWYPEPELEWRDSEGRLLPADVTQTDRLPDPGPHQRYTVTSNVTVQKTDTNRFTCRVHLQRLNQIRETEIHVPDHLFQLKDISSSDFKADIILGVPGVLVILLVVAAAVAAAVCWKKRTAGSKEINSPTNTLTTLNETPLMLEERVIKNEKRRGGERSVGLQTYE